One Roseimaritima multifibrata DNA window includes the following coding sequences:
- a CDS encoding Lpg1974 family pore-forming outer membrane protein, whose amino-acid sequence MSTGLISKLRNCMAATGLAVLGGLAAANTSGTYAADGYGAQDNDVQSNSAYEDAINRHLNGNDIQQAGAFARSGSAYHPGGYENSCGCEAPVCDGSCGIMENTCGCETIGCDGGCDTGGHGMRKSRRKAAVACQPWWAHRTGGYAEFLYLTPGSSDLIHAIETDGLGGANPAPTGPMGILDMDAEPGYRFGLALAANQCSSLNLAYTRWDGGDTNTLTARPGNIIDSQVIHPSGLTAGAASLQATAAHDMSFQTLDFNYRQIWKRTENSVVNWSAGLRYGNTEQRFVGSQTIAVATGLTTVSTDIDFDGFGITGGLDFERYSCGTGLFLYGKGMGSLMAGEWTANYRQVNQFGGGVIANDFKDFHATPVLEAELGLGWMNHKNNLRLQTGYMMSGWYETVSTRGYIDSVRSNKLVDVGETTTYSGLTARISLLF is encoded by the coding sequence ATGTCCACTGGATTGATTTCGAAACTGCGTAACTGCATGGCAGCCACTGGATTAGCCGTGCTTGGCGGCCTAGCTGCAGCAAACACCTCTGGCACCTACGCAGCGGATGGTTACGGGGCCCAAGACAATGACGTCCAATCGAACTCGGCATACGAGGACGCAATCAATCGCCACCTAAACGGCAACGACATTCAGCAGGCGGGAGCATTCGCCCGTTCAGGGTCCGCTTACCATCCTGGCGGATACGAAAACAGCTGCGGCTGTGAAGCTCCTGTCTGCGACGGCAGCTGCGGCATCATGGAAAACACATGCGGTTGCGAAACAATCGGTTGCGACGGCGGATGCGACACTGGCGGCCATGGAATGCGAAAGAGCCGACGCAAAGCGGCTGTAGCTTGCCAGCCATGGTGGGCTCACCGAACCGGAGGGTACGCGGAATTCCTCTACCTAACTCCGGGCAGCAGTGACCTGATTCATGCTATCGAAACGGATGGCTTGGGAGGGGCAAACCCAGCTCCGACTGGTCCTATGGGAATCTTGGATATGGATGCCGAGCCTGGTTATCGCTTCGGCCTAGCCCTTGCCGCAAATCAATGCAGCAGCTTGAACCTGGCGTATACCCGCTGGGATGGCGGAGACACCAATACGCTTACCGCTCGTCCAGGTAATATCATCGATTCCCAAGTCATTCACCCAAGTGGGTTGACCGCAGGAGCCGCAAGTTTGCAGGCGACTGCTGCCCATGACATGTCCTTCCAGACGCTCGACTTCAATTATCGTCAAATTTGGAAACGAACCGAGAACAGTGTCGTGAACTGGTCGGCTGGCCTTCGCTACGGCAACACCGAGCAACGATTTGTTGGATCGCAGACAATTGCTGTAGCAACCGGACTGACCACCGTTTCGACCGATATCGATTTCGACGGCTTCGGCATCACTGGTGGACTTGATTTCGAACGTTACAGCTGCGGAACGGGACTGTTTCTTTACGGCAAGGGAATGGGCAGTTTGATGGCCGGTGAATGGACCGCCAACTACCGTCAAGTAAATCAGTTTGGTGGCGGTGTCATCGCAAACGACTTCAAAGACTTCCACGCAACCCCCGTACTGGAAGCCGAACTTGGGCTCGGTTGGATGAACCACAAGAACAACCTACGCCTGCAGACCGGATACATGATGAGCGGTTGGTACGAAACCGTTTCGACTCGCGGATATATCGACTCGGTTCGCAGCAACAAACTAGTCGATGTAGGCGAAACGACCACTTACAGCGGATTGACCGCTCGCATCTCGCTGCTGTTCTAG
- a CDS encoding AAA family ATPase, which yields MPTAPTPPPPPAGKSRNLGDVLREFAQHQQMMRTELAKVIVGQDEVIEQLLAAIFTRGHCLLEGVPGLAKTLMVSTLANILDVSFKRIQFTPDLMPSDITGTQVLEEDEQGRRSFRFEEGPIFTNILLADEINRTPPKTQAALLQAMQERQISVGRETMDLPKPFFVIATQNPIEQEGTYPLPEAQLDRFMFNIKVGYPSAIEEEQILTATTRGESEQPNKVLSGRAILNVQKLVDSVAVSPLVIRYAASLVRATRPADESAPEYIRDLVDWGAGPRAGQNLIAAGKALAAMDGRFSVAPEDVTRMAIPVLRHRIATNFQAQAEGMDTDAVIRKLVVDVPVPSPDKFKKSQPKS from the coding sequence ATGCCAACCGCTCCTACTCCCCCACCGCCGCCAGCTGGAAAGTCGCGTAATCTAGGGGATGTGCTGCGAGAATTCGCTCAGCACCAACAGATGATGCGCACCGAATTGGCCAAAGTGATCGTTGGTCAAGACGAGGTCATCGAACAATTGCTTGCGGCGATTTTTACTCGCGGCCATTGTTTGCTGGAGGGGGTTCCCGGATTGGCCAAAACGCTGATGGTCAGCACATTGGCAAATATTTTGGATGTCAGTTTCAAACGAATTCAATTCACCCCCGATTTAATGCCGTCGGATATCACGGGGACGCAGGTCTTAGAAGAAGACGAACAGGGGCGTCGAAGTTTTCGGTTTGAGGAAGGACCGATTTTTACGAACATCTTATTGGCTGACGAAATCAACCGAACCCCTCCGAAGACTCAGGCTGCATTGCTGCAAGCGATGCAGGAGCGGCAAATCAGTGTGGGTCGCGAGACCATGGATTTGCCGAAGCCTTTCTTTGTGATCGCAACTCAGAACCCGATCGAACAGGAAGGCACGTATCCGCTTCCTGAAGCTCAGCTCGATCGCTTCATGTTTAACATCAAGGTTGGGTACCCGTCGGCCATCGAAGAAGAACAAATCCTCACCGCGACGACTCGAGGCGAATCAGAGCAGCCGAACAAAGTCCTTTCGGGGCGGGCGATCCTGAACGTTCAGAAACTAGTCGATAGTGTCGCCGTAAGCCCACTTGTGATTCGCTATGCGGCGAGCCTGGTGCGGGCGACGCGTCCCGCCGACGAATCAGCGCCAGAATACATTCGAGATTTAGTCGACTGGGGTGCGGGACCACGAGCCGGTCAGAATCTGATCGCTGCGGGGAAAGCGTTGGCCGCGATGGATGGACGATTCAGTGTCGCTCCCGAAGATGTGACGCGAATGGCCATTCCCGTTCTTCGACACCGAATCGCAACGAACTTTCAAGCTCAGGCGGAAGGGATGGATACCGACGCGGTCATCCGCAAATTGGTTGTCGATGTTCCAGTCCCCAGTCCTGACAAATTCAAGAAGTCACAGCCCAAGAGCTAG